Proteins encoded by one window of Lathyrus oleraceus cultivar Zhongwan6 chromosome 1, CAAS_Psat_ZW6_1.0, whole genome shotgun sequence:
- the LOC127117002 gene encoding DNA-directed RNA polymerases II and IV subunit 5A — MVFSDEEITHLHRIYKTVLQMLRDRNYVVSDAELNMSRQEFKSNFGDHMKREDLFINKSYKNNPSDKISVFFVNDAKIGVKTVRGIIQRMLTESVSRGVLICQNPLSHYGRAAVSEMASKCRLEIFLEDELLVNITMHYLVPPHQVLTDAEKRALLNKYTVKETQLPRILMTDPIAKYYGLRRGQVVRIIRPSETAGRYVTYRYVV, encoded by the exons ATGGTGTTTTCCGACGAAGAGATAACACATCTACACAGAATCTACAAAACCGTTTTACAAATGTTAAGAGACAGAAACTACGTCGTTTCAGATGCAGAGCTTAACATGTCGAGACAAGAATTCAAATCGAATTTCGGCGATCACATGAAGAGAGAAGACCTATTTATTAACAAAAGCTACAAAAACAATCCTTCTGATAAAATCTCCGTCTTCTTTGTCAATGATGCCAAAATCGGTGTTAAGACTGTTAGAGGTATCATTCAAAGGATGCTTACAGAAAGTGTTTCCAGAGGTGTTTTGATTTGTCAGAATCCGCTTTCGCATTATGGAAGAGCTGCTGTTAGTGAAATGGCGTCGAAGTGTCGCCTTGAAATCTTTCTG GAAGATGAACTTCTGGTTAACATCACGATGCACTATCTTGTACCGCCACATCAGGTGCTCACCGATGCTGAGAAAAGGGCCTTGCTCAATAAATACACTGTCAAAGAAACACAG CTACCTAGAATCCTGATGACGGATCCTATTGCGAAATATTATGGACTAAGGCGTGGACAAGTTGTCAGGATTATCCGGCCAAGTGAAACTGCAGGCAGATATGTTACATACCGATATGTTGTATAA
- the LOC127116986 gene encoding LOW QUALITY PROTEIN: bark storage protein A (The sequence of the model RefSeq protein was modified relative to this genomic sequence to represent the inferred CDS: inserted 1 base in 1 codon) — MSGESMLNAALATQLLLTLFNVEGVLHYGIAGNANSKFQIGDVTIPQYWAHTGLWHWQRFGEDDGDFSREFGYLEFSNYNNNTKHFKSVENLLNKVWYQPEQIYPXKTLEVKQHTFWVPVDKNYFEIARKLKNVELNSCVNKTCLPRKAIVVRVKKGVSANVIVDNKAYRNHLNSKFDATPTDMESAAVALVCYQHKIPFIAIRALSDLAGGGSALTNEVSIFLSLASQNSFDVLVKFISLL, encoded by the exons ATGAGTGGAGAGAGTATG CTAAATGCAGCTCTTGCCACCCAATTGTTGCTTACTTTGTTTAATGTAGAAGGAGTTCTTCATTATGGAATTGCAGGTAATGCAAATTCTAAATTCCAAATCGGAGATGTGACCATTCCACAATATTGGGCTCACACAGGACTTTGGCATTGGCAG AGGTTTGGTGAAGACGATGGAGACTTCAGCCGAGAATTTGGCTACCTAGAGTTTTCCAACTACAATAACAATACAAAACATTTCAAATCAGTGGAAAATCTGTTGAACAAGGTTTGGTATCAACCAGAGCAAATTTATC CAAAAACTCTTGAAGTAAAGCAGCATACTTTTTGGGTTCCAGTTGACAAAAATTACTTTGAAATTGCAAGAAAGCTCAAG AATGTTGAATTGAATAGTTGTGTTAACAAAACTTGCTTGCCAAGAAAAGCTATTGTGGTGAGAGTAAAGAAAGGGGTAAGTGCCAATGTGATTGTTGATAACAAGGCTTATAGAAATCATTTGAACTCCAAATTTGATGCTACTCCAACTGACATGGAAAGTGCTGCTGTTGCTTTAGTTTGTTACCAACACAAAATACCTTTCATTGCCATTAGAGCATTATCTGATTTAGCTGGAGGAGGTTCTGCATTGACTAATGAAGTGTCTATCTTTTTATCATTAGCCTCTCAAAATTCATTTGATGTTCTTGTcaaattcatctctttgttataA